From the genome of Streptacidiphilus rugosus AM-16, one region includes:
- a CDS encoding universal stress protein, with the protein MALPLIVGFDGSKPSLAAAEWAATEAMLTGAPVRLVLAHWPHREGVPVPEAYLRLQDEAVDLLTRTAEDLRARHLGLDVDFELLTGEAPVQLLHAAESGSTLVLGSRGIGGFTGLLLGSTALSVAARADHPVVLVRDHTDPRLPRHEVVLGLEPGPDRAPLIDFALAEAERRRTALRVVHAWMPSSWWLAGPIPPGEAERTAVQEHVTERLRELVGPRAEKHPGVTVHYEVRTGSATHILVDEADQAGLLVLGRRSHRAVSALGPAVHAAVHYGHSAVAVVPHA; encoded by the coding sequence ATGGCACTCCCGCTGATCGTCGGTTTCGACGGCTCCAAGCCCAGTCTCGCCGCAGCCGAGTGGGCGGCCACCGAGGCGATGCTCACCGGTGCGCCGGTACGGCTCGTGCTCGCCCACTGGCCGCACCGCGAGGGCGTCCCGGTCCCCGAGGCCTACCTCCGGCTGCAGGACGAGGCCGTCGACCTGCTGACCCGCACCGCGGAGGACCTGCGCGCACGGCACCTGGGCCTGGACGTCGACTTCGAACTCCTCACCGGCGAGGCGCCCGTGCAACTGCTGCACGCGGCCGAATCCGGCAGCACCCTGGTCCTCGGCTCGCGCGGCATCGGCGGCTTCACCGGTCTGCTGCTCGGCTCGACCGCGCTCTCGGTCGCCGCCCGGGCCGATCACCCGGTCGTGCTGGTCCGCGACCACACCGATCCGCGGCTGCCGCGCCACGAGGTCGTGCTGGGCCTGGAACCCGGACCCGACCGCGCGCCGCTCATCGACTTCGCCCTCGCCGAGGCCGAACGCCGGCGCACCGCCCTGCGGGTGGTGCACGCCTGGATGCCGTCCTCCTGGTGGCTCGCGGGCCCGATACCGCCGGGCGAGGCCGAGCGCACCGCGGTCCAGGAGCACGTCACCGAACGGCTGCGGGAGCTCGTGGGCCCGCGGGCCGAGAAGCACCCGGGCGTGACGGTCCACTACGAGGTCCGCACCGGCAGCGCCACGCACATCCTGGTCGACGAGGCCGACCAGGCGGGCCTGTTGGTTCTCGGACGCCGCAGCCACCGCGCCGTCTCGGCGCTCGGCCCCGCCGTCCACGCCGCCGTCCACTACGGCCACAGCGCCGTCGCCGTCGTTCCGCACGCCTGA
- a CDS encoding cytochrome b N-terminal domain-containing protein, whose amino-acid sequence MSTADRAPTDVPDEPRNWTGALRRRLLRELPPDRLLPDSQPAYMASWIYLFGVLTVAALAVVIGTGCVLALKGPTWWHLSSVGHYVNSMHLWSVELFLAFMVIHLWGKFFMAAWRGRRAMTWMTGVVAFLASIGTAFTGYLAQQNLDSQWISTQAKDGLNSVGIGAFFNVMDFGQMLMWHIVLLPAVIGLLTVWHLVLVRRRGIVPPIGAVVPGDDAEAVVDPTPDQEQEEEQP is encoded by the coding sequence ATGAGCACCGCCGACCGCGCCCCCACCGACGTCCCGGACGAACCCCGGAACTGGACCGGCGCCCTGCGTCGCAGACTTCTGCGCGAACTGCCGCCGGACCGGCTGCTGCCCGACAGCCAGCCCGCCTACATGGCGTCCTGGATCTACCTCTTCGGCGTGCTCACCGTCGCCGCCCTCGCCGTCGTGATCGGCACCGGCTGCGTGCTCGCCCTCAAGGGCCCTACCTGGTGGCACCTGTCCTCCGTCGGGCACTACGTCAACAGCATGCACCTGTGGAGCGTCGAGCTGTTCCTCGCCTTCATGGTGATCCACCTGTGGGGCAAGTTCTTCATGGCCGCCTGGCGCGGCAGGCGGGCGATGACCTGGATGACCGGCGTCGTCGCCTTCCTCGCCTCGATCGGCACCGCCTTCACCGGCTACCTCGCCCAGCAGAACCTCGACTCGCAGTGGATCTCCACCCAGGCCAAGGACGGTCTCAACTCCGTCGGCATCGGCGCGTTCTTCAACGTCATGGACTTCGGTCAGATGCTCATGTGGCACATCGTGCTGCTGCCCGCCGTGATCGGCCTGCTGACGGTCTGGCACCTCGTGCTGGTCCGCCGGCGCGGCATCGTCCCGCCGATCGGCGCCGTCGTCCCCGGCGACGACGCCGAAGCCGTCGTCGACCCCACGCCCGACCAGGAGCAGGAGGAGGAGCAGCCGTGA
- a CDS encoding winged helix-turn-helix transcriptional regulator → MSPTHTPVTTPPADLDPCGREDHPDCGIRDVLDRIGDKWSVLVIVELANRPRRFRELQRAIDGISQRMLTLTVRRLERDGLILRTVYPTVPARVDYRLTDTGAGLTHLVKALADWSLAHRGVIAEARHEYDRTHPDHDIR, encoded by the coding sequence ATGTCACCCACGCACACGCCGGTAACCACCCCGCCCGCCGACCTCGACCCCTGCGGGCGCGAAGACCACCCGGACTGCGGGATCCGCGACGTACTGGACCGCATCGGAGACAAATGGTCGGTCCTCGTGATCGTCGAACTGGCGAACCGCCCGCGCCGCTTCCGGGAACTGCAACGCGCGATCGACGGCATCTCCCAACGTATGCTCACCCTCACCGTGCGCAGGCTGGAACGCGACGGGCTCATCCTCCGCACCGTGTACCCGACGGTCCCGGCGCGGGTCGACTACCGCCTCACCGACACCGGGGCCGGCCTGACTCACCTGGTCAAGGCGCTCGCCGACTGGTCCCTTGCCCACCGCGGCGTTATCGCCGAGGCCCGTCACGAATACGACCGGACCCACCCCGACCACGACATCCGGTGA
- a CDS encoding Rossmann-fold NAD(P)-binding domain-containing protein, with protein MILVTGANGNLGSATLAALRARGATATGASRNPGAGMRRLDFDEPSAFDLTGVSTLVLISAGYAEDDKVIGRHAAVLEAAARYEVGHVVYTSLTGAGDHLGFALAHRATERLVRTGGVPWTILRNGLYAELFGDLLMWTADGLESAFGEGAVAAVARADLAEAAAVIAADPARHGGRTYELVGTPITAVNVADRLAVTHRTINLGEYRRRLHETPGLLPFQPPMLASIATGIRHGFLDSTGPDLADILGHPVRDPLAVAVATASATAPPAVG; from the coding sequence ATGATCTTGGTGACCGGAGCGAACGGGAACCTCGGCTCGGCGACGCTGGCGGCGCTGCGAGCTCGGGGTGCGACCGCGACAGGCGCAAGTCGCAACCCGGGCGCCGGGATGCGGCGTCTGGACTTCGACGAGCCGTCCGCCTTCGACCTCACCGGTGTGTCGACCCTGGTGCTGATCTCTGCCGGCTACGCCGAGGACGACAAGGTCATCGGTCGTCACGCAGCCGTCCTGGAAGCCGCTGCCCGCTACGAGGTGGGGCACGTCGTCTACACGAGCCTGACGGGAGCCGGCGACCATCTCGGGTTTGCGCTGGCCCACCGTGCGACCGAACGTCTTGTGCGAACTGGCGGCGTACCGTGGACGATCCTGCGCAACGGTCTCTACGCCGAACTCTTCGGGGACCTGCTGATGTGGACAGCCGATGGCCTGGAGTCCGCCTTCGGCGAAGGTGCTGTGGCCGCCGTCGCCCGCGCGGATCTCGCCGAGGCCGCGGCCGTCATCGCGGCGGATCCCGCCCGGCACGGCGGTCGCACCTACGAACTGGTCGGCACGCCGATCACGGCGGTGAACGTCGCCGACCGGCTCGCGGTAACGCACCGGACCATCAACCTGGGCGAGTACCGGCGCAGGCTCCACGAGACACCAGGACTGCTGCCTTTCCAACCGCCCATGCTCGCCTCGATCGCGACCGGCATCCGGCACGGCTTCCTGGACAGCACCGGTCCCGACCTCGCCGACATCCTGGGCCACCCCGTCCGCGATCCCCTGGCCGTGGCGGTCGCCACCGCATCCGCCACGGCACCGCCTGCGGTCGGGTAA
- a CDS encoding acyltransferase family protein — protein sequence MPSRAGPGRARLGQSGRVNRDRYLDFLRALAICCVVVGHWLITALTHRNGTLAAPELLAARPWTQWLTLFFQIMPLFFLAGGCAAAGSWRRAHGRALPWIRQRAVRLLLPTGVYAALALIAVAVSAAVGVDPGLLAMVGWALAMQFWFLPVYLLVTALTPLLYAAHRRFGLAVPAGLALAAVAIDGVVLGAHPRFLGSLNYVLVWAVAYQLGFCWADGLLTRRPLLPWVLAAVGGLGFALLTAFGPFPVSLILVSTETVSNTNPPSVAMLAWVIGQCGLCVALAPAARRLLRSEGLWRVVRPVGRASMPAYLWHMVPVLAAGLLYLTHLAPEPDLGSALWWALRLPWLAILTALLLALLAALAPLDRALRALADRLRPEAEVRLPALFALGFAAVVYSLCLLASHGFALDGRFPSPTAALLAVGLLLTLWPGPAGVARAEAVVHLTIDDREVHGPPPSQSPARPNSE from the coding sequence ATGCCGAGCCGTGCTGGTCCGGGTCGCGCCCGGCTCGGACAATCAGGCCGTGTGAACCGCGACCGTTACCTGGACTTCCTGCGTGCTCTGGCCATCTGCTGTGTGGTTGTGGGCCATTGGCTCATCACTGCCCTGACGCACCGTAACGGTACTTTGGCTGCGCCCGAATTGCTGGCCGCCCGCCCGTGGACGCAGTGGCTCACGCTGTTCTTTCAGATCATGCCGCTGTTCTTCCTCGCGGGTGGCTGCGCTGCGGCGGGGTCCTGGAGGAGGGCGCACGGGCGAGCGCTACCGTGGATCCGGCAGCGGGCGGTCCGGCTGCTGCTGCCCACGGGCGTCTACGCCGCCCTGGCGCTCATCGCCGTCGCCGTGTCTGCGGCGGTCGGTGTGGATCCGGGTTTGCTGGCGATGGTCGGGTGGGCGCTGGCCATGCAGTTCTGGTTCCTGCCGGTGTACCTGCTGGTCACCGCGCTCACCCCGCTCCTGTACGCGGCGCACCGCCGCTTTGGCCTCGCCGTTCCGGCCGGGCTCGCACTGGCAGCGGTGGCGATCGATGGCGTGGTGCTGGGGGCGCACCCGCGCTTCCTGGGGTCCCTCAACTACGTGCTCGTCTGGGCTGTCGCCTATCAGTTGGGCTTCTGTTGGGCGGACGGTCTGCTGACCCGACGTCCGCTGCTGCCCTGGGTGTTGGCAGCCGTCGGCGGTCTTGGTTTCGCCCTGCTCACGGCCTTCGGCCCGTTCCCGGTCAGCCTGATCCTCGTCTCGACGGAGACGGTGTCCAACACCAATCCGCCCTCGGTGGCGATGCTGGCCTGGGTCATCGGCCAGTGCGGCCTCTGCGTCGCCCTCGCGCCCGCGGCGCGGCGCCTGCTGCGCAGCGAGGGGCTGTGGCGCGTGGTGCGACCGGTGGGCCGCGCGTCGATGCCCGCCTACCTGTGGCACATGGTGCCGGTCCTGGCGGCCGGGCTGCTCTACCTCACCCACCTGGCGCCGGAACCCGACCTCGGCTCGGCCCTTTGGTGGGCGCTGCGCCTGCCCTGGCTGGCGATCCTTACCGCGCTCCTGCTCGCCCTGCTCGCGGCGTTGGCCCCGCTCGATCGGGCCCTCCGGGCGCTGGCGGACCGGCTGCGGCCGGAGGCGGAGGTGCGGCTCCCGGCGCTGTTCGCCCTGGGATTCGCCGCCGTCGTCTACTCCCTCTGCCTTCTCGCGAGCCACGGGTTCGCCCTCGACGGCCGCTTCCCGTCGCCGACGGCCGCACTCCTTGCCGTCGGCCTGCTGCTCACCCTCTGGCCCGGCCCGGCAGGCGTGGCGAGAGCCGAGGCGGTCGTGCACCTCACCATTGATGATCGTGAAGTCCACGGGCCGCCTCCAAGCCAGTCGCCGGCCAGGCCGAACAGCGAGTGA
- a CDS encoding Hsp20/alpha crystallin family protein: protein MAGSLIPRHRTLLPDLFDWLDGGFGLPPMFRNGADLHSIPIEFTEQDGALLVRAELPGMDPERDIEVTVSDDVLAIRAHHVETKQDKERHSSEFRYGSFQRVLRLPGPIPQEGVEATYDQGILTLRIPKPPTAKQAVHTVKVATAATPAAKAVKG, encoded by the coding sequence ATGGCAGGATCGTTGATTCCGCGGCACCGCACGTTGCTGCCGGATCTGTTCGACTGGCTGGACGGGGGCTTCGGCCTGCCGCCCATGTTCCGCAACGGCGCCGACCTGCACAGCATCCCGATCGAGTTCACCGAGCAGGACGGCGCCCTCCTGGTGCGGGCCGAGCTGCCGGGCATGGACCCGGAACGGGACATCGAGGTCACGGTCAGCGACGACGTGCTCGCGATCCGCGCGCACCACGTCGAGACCAAGCAGGACAAGGAGAGGCACAGCTCCGAGTTCCGCTACGGCTCCTTCCAGCGAGTGCTCAGGTTGCCGGGCCCGATCCCGCAGGAGGGCGTCGAGGCGACCTACGACCAGGGCATCCTGACGCTGCGGATTCCCAAGCCGCCGACGGCGAAGCAGGCCGTGCACACCGTCAAGGTCGCCACGGCGGCGACGCCGGCCGCGAAGGCGGTCAAGGGGTAG
- a CDS encoding universal stress protein — protein MPLEQTGAVVVGLDPSAHARAALHWAAKEAALRDSVLRIGHAWSLSAYDLPGPHPLYDAPRARAAAQDFVDRAAAEARAGHPRLKVEALLLDVNAVDGLLHLAESADLLVVGSRGVNAFVKLLLGSVSEGVVAFSPVPTVLVTVEEEPAAAGAPVVVGVGADGAAPLEFAFAAAERRGTRLEAVRALLRPRHLPGYLSIPPIDHRGHDGAERAEVERLVEEAHRAHPAVGFRVRVGPGLPEELLLDASTHASLLVVGGHHRHGRFGPSTGRVAKVAMHMSRAPVAILPRS, from the coding sequence ATGCCACTCGAACAGACCGGGGCGGTCGTGGTCGGTCTCGATCCCTCCGCCCACGCCCGAGCCGCGCTGCACTGGGCCGCGAAGGAGGCCGCCCTGCGCGACTCCGTCCTGCGCATCGGCCATGCCTGGTCCCTCAGCGCCTACGACCTGCCCGGTCCGCACCCGCTCTACGACGCGCCCCGGGCACGTGCGGCCGCGCAGGACTTCGTCGACCGGGCCGCCGCAGAGGCCCGCGCCGGGCATCCGCGGCTCAAGGTCGAGGCCCTCCTGCTCGACGTCAACGCTGTGGACGGGCTGCTGCACCTGGCCGAGTCGGCCGACCTGCTGGTGGTGGGTAGTCGGGGCGTGAACGCTTTCGTCAAACTCCTCCTCGGCTCGGTCAGCGAGGGAGTGGTGGCCTTCAGTCCCGTGCCGACCGTGCTGGTCACGGTGGAGGAGGAGCCGGCGGCAGCGGGCGCCCCCGTCGTGGTGGGCGTCGGCGCAGACGGGGCTGCTCCGCTGGAGTTCGCGTTCGCGGCCGCGGAGCGGCGCGGAACGCGACTCGAGGCCGTCCGTGCCCTGCTGCGCCCGCGACACCTGCCGGGGTACCTGTCCATCCCTCCGATCGATCACCGGGGCCACGACGGAGCGGAGCGGGCGGAGGTCGAGCGGCTCGTGGAAGAGGCCCACAGGGCCCACCCGGCAGTCGGGTTCCGCGTCCGGGTCGGCCCCGGTCTGCCGGAGGAACTGCTGCTGGACGCGTCCACCCACGCCTCCCTGCTGGTGGTCGGCGGCCACCACCGGCACGGACGGTTCGGTCCGTCCACAGGTCGAGTGGCCAAAGTGGCGATGCACATGTCCAGGGCCCCGGTGGCGATCCTCCCCAGGAGCTGA
- a CDS encoding universal stress protein: MSRRSSGAVVVGLDPSADSRAALVWAADEAERRGATLRIGHSWNLEAYRLPRADLAEIAEPARNAAWTLLEQAADQARQRHPGLPVEPELIEEPPVEGLLRMAATDADVVVTGRRGLHGFRTFLLGSVSRGVVAHAPVPAVVVSHGGTPRTHGPVVLGVAPESDTPVDFAFGQAEMRGVPLVAVRAWTRPQPATGHRFLLPRDAEQRTKEEAADLDRLLAPARAAHPGVAVITRVVAAVPEQAIVESAQDACLVVVGAHRRLTRFGLPIGRVPQRVMHAAPCPVAVVPQPRR; this comes from the coding sequence ATGAGCAGGCGAAGCAGCGGGGCCGTCGTCGTCGGCCTCGACCCGTCCGCGGACTCCCGGGCCGCGCTGGTCTGGGCCGCTGACGAGGCGGAGCGGCGCGGTGCCACCCTGCGGATCGGCCACTCCTGGAACCTGGAGGCCTACCGGCTGCCCCGGGCGGATCTCGCTGAGATCGCCGAGCCGGCTCGGAACGCGGCGTGGACGCTGCTGGAGCAGGCCGCCGACCAGGCGCGTCAGCGCCACCCGGGGCTGCCCGTGGAACCTGAGCTGATCGAGGAACCTCCGGTCGAGGGCCTGCTGCGGATGGCCGCCACCGACGCGGATGTGGTCGTCACCGGGCGGCGCGGTCTCCATGGCTTCCGGACCTTCCTGCTGGGGTCGGTGAGCCGCGGAGTCGTCGCCCACGCCCCGGTGCCGGCCGTCGTCGTGTCGCACGGGGGCACACCGCGCACGCACGGGCCGGTCGTCCTGGGTGTGGCGCCCGAGAGCGACACCCCCGTGGACTTCGCCTTCGGTCAGGCCGAAATGCGCGGCGTTCCGCTGGTGGCGGTGCGGGCGTGGACGCGTCCGCAGCCGGCGACAGGACACCGGTTCCTGCTCCCGCGGGACGCGGAGCAGCGCACGAAGGAGGAAGCCGCGGACCTGGACAGGCTGCTGGCCCCAGCACGCGCCGCGCACCCGGGGGTCGCGGTCATCACCCGGGTGGTCGCGGCAGTCCCCGAGCAGGCGATCGTGGAATCGGCGCAGGACGCCTGCCTGGTCGTGGTCGGCGCCCACCGACGGCTGACCCGGTTCGGGCTTCCGATCGGCCGGGTCCCGCAACGGGTCATGCACGCGGCCCCCTGCCCGGTCGCCGTGGTGCCGCAACCGCGGCGCTGA
- a CDS encoding universal stress protein, with protein sequence MNRAVIVGVDGSAPSLAAAAWAAETAVLTGAPLRLLFVDTRRPGLDAPAGSYARNRAEAVRMLDRTVLDLRTRHPGLRADVELLPGSTIAQLLAASADATALVLGSRGTDRFTRPAPGATVQAVTARAQQPVVLAPNRPAQRMTHRPQIVLALDPGRAVETVVEFALSQAQARTLPLRVVHAWAPPALWVTWPIPPGEAERATAEDHVEQRLRDLVLPLAAKHPKVEVRFDTRTGEAAHVVVDEAGRADLLVLGRRRHTGALGPVARAAIHRAACPIALVPHG encoded by the coding sequence ATGAACCGCGCCGTGATCGTCGGAGTCGACGGCTCGGCCCCGAGCCTCGCCGCCGCCGCATGGGCCGCCGAGACGGCGGTCCTGACCGGGGCCCCGCTGCGGCTGCTGTTCGTCGACACCCGGCGTCCTGGGCTCGACGCGCCGGCCGGCTCGTACGCCCGGAACCGCGCCGAGGCGGTGCGGATGCTCGACCGCACGGTCCTGGATCTGCGCACCCGGCACCCCGGGCTGAGGGCCGACGTCGAACTGCTCCCGGGCAGCACGATCGCCCAACTGCTCGCCGCCTCTGCGGACGCGACCGCTCTGGTACTGGGCTCGCGCGGGACGGATCGGTTCACGCGGCCTGCCCCGGGTGCCACGGTGCAGGCCGTCACGGCCCGCGCCCAGCAACCCGTCGTCCTGGCGCCCAACCGCCCAGCCCAGCGGATGACCCACCGCCCTCAGATCGTGCTGGCCCTCGACCCCGGCCGGGCGGTCGAGACGGTGGTCGAGTTCGCGCTGAGCCAGGCGCAGGCACGCACGCTGCCACTGCGCGTGGTGCACGCCTGGGCGCCGCCGGCCCTGTGGGTCACCTGGCCGATACCGCCGGGTGAGGCGGAGCGGGCCACCGCCGAGGACCATGTCGAGCAGCGGCTGCGCGATCTGGTGCTGCCCCTGGCCGCCAAGCATCCGAAGGTCGAGGTCCGCTTCGACACGCGCACCGGCGAAGCCGCGCACGTCGTCGTCGACGAGGCGGGCCGCGCCGACCTTCTCGTCCTCGGTCGCCGCCGACACACGGGGGCGCTCGGGCCGGTCGCCCGGGCGGCGATCCACCGGGCTGCGTGTCCGATCGCGCTGGTCCCGCACGGCTGA
- a CDS encoding flavodoxin family protein, translating to MKYIAIVYESLFGNTRQIAETIRDELRASHPEAEVDCLRVDQADPEHLESVDLLVVGGPTHLYGMSSRVSRKMGVKAERAKIAQGETVREPEPGAQGPGVRTWLRALHTAQGRPRAAAFDTRTGMLTAGGAAHGIARGLRGHGYELIAPPMGFIVDGAADGPLQTGEIDRARSWAATLG from the coding sequence ATGAAGTACATCGCAATCGTCTACGAGAGCCTGTTCGGCAACACTCGCCAGATCGCCGAGACGATCCGCGATGAGCTGCGGGCCTCCCACCCCGAAGCCGAAGTCGACTGCCTCCGGGTCGACCAGGCGGATCCAGAACATCTGGAGTCGGTCGACCTGCTGGTCGTCGGGGGTCCGACCCACCTGTACGGCATGTCCTCCCGTGTCTCACGGAAGATGGGCGTGAAGGCCGAGCGGGCGAAGATCGCGCAGGGCGAGACGGTGCGCGAGCCTGAGCCGGGCGCCCAGGGCCCGGGAGTCCGCACCTGGCTCCGGGCCCTGCACACGGCCCAAGGCCGCCCTCGCGCGGCGGCCTTCGACACCCGCACCGGCATGCTCACCGCCGGCGGTGCGGCTCACGGGATCGCTCGCGGGCTGCGCGGTCACGGCTACGAACTCATCGCGCCACCCATGGGGTTCATCGTCGACGGCGCGGCAGACGGCCCTCTGCAGACCGGGGAGATCGACCGCGCACGATCTTGGGCGGCGACTCTCGGCTGA
- a CDS encoding RNA-guided endonuclease InsQ/TnpB family protein, with translation MIRAYKFLMRPTVGQTQALAEMLRDHCSLYNGALQERRDAYQHASKTSVKYGMQSAQLKEIRAFDPERQGRWSFSSQQATLRRLDKAFAAFFRRVKSGETPGYPRFRGVNWFDTVDFPKDGDGCRWDSTPHDPVTRVRFQGIGHVKVNRHRAVVGKVKTVSVKREGRKWFVVLTAEQSRPEPLPATRAVVGIDMGIANFLADSGGEFVPNPRHARKAAAKLQAAQRALARFPRVHRDKRTGNHQRAVQRVADLHRKVRRQRLDHAHKTALTLVREHDFIAHEDLKIRNMVKAPAPKPDPDPDQPGTFPRNGAAAKAGLNKSINDAGWGVFLTILRAKAESAGREVIAVDPRNTSRRCPACGHTAKENRPTQERFHCRSCGHTAHADTVGATNVLRAGLVRRDARKG, from the coding sequence GTGATCCGTGCGTACAAGTTCCTCATGCGGCCCACCGTGGGCCAGACGCAAGCGCTTGCCGAGATGCTGCGTGACCACTGCTCTCTCTATAACGGGGCCCTTCAGGAGCGGCGCGACGCCTACCAGCACGCATCGAAGACGAGCGTCAAGTACGGGATGCAGTCGGCGCAGCTCAAGGAGATCCGGGCGTTCGACCCGGAGCGGCAGGGCCGGTGGTCGTTCTCCTCGCAGCAGGCGACGCTTCGGCGGTTGGACAAGGCGTTCGCGGCGTTCTTCCGCCGGGTCAAGTCCGGTGAGACGCCCGGCTACCCGCGCTTCCGGGGCGTGAACTGGTTCGACACGGTGGACTTCCCCAAGGACGGCGACGGCTGCCGCTGGGACTCCACCCCGCACGACCCCGTCACCCGCGTCCGGTTCCAGGGCATCGGGCACGTCAAGGTCAACCGGCACCGGGCCGTGGTCGGCAAGGTCAAAACGGTCTCGGTCAAGCGCGAGGGCCGCAAGTGGTTCGTCGTGCTGACCGCCGAGCAGTCGCGGCCCGAACCGCTGCCCGCGACCCGGGCCGTGGTCGGCATCGACATGGGTATAGCCAACTTCCTCGCCGACTCGGGCGGCGAGTTCGTGCCCAACCCGCGCCACGCCCGTAAGGCCGCCGCGAAGCTCCAAGCAGCACAGCGGGCCCTGGCCCGGTTCCCTCGTGTCCACCGGGACAAGCGCACCGGCAACCACCAGCGAGCCGTTCAGCGCGTTGCCGACCTGCACCGCAAGGTCCGGCGTCAGCGTCTGGACCACGCCCACAAGACCGCCCTCACCCTGGTTCGCGAGCACGACTTCATCGCGCACGAGGATCTCAAGATCCGCAACATGGTCAAGGCCCCCGCGCCCAAGCCCGACCCCGACCCCGACCAGCCGGGCACCTTCCCGCGCAACGGGGCGGCGGCCAAAGCCGGACTGAACAAGTCGATCAACGATGCCGGTTGGGGGGTGTTCCTGACGATCCTGCGCGCCAAGGCTGAAAGCGCCGGTCGGGAAGTGATCGCCGTGGACCCCCGCAACACCTCCCGGCGGTGCCCCGCATGCGGGCACACCGCCAAGGAGAACCGGCCCACACAGGAGAGGTTCCACTGCCGGTCCTGCGGCCACACCGCGCACGCCGACACAGTGGGAGCCACCAACGTTCTACGGGCCGGGCTGGTCCGTCGCGACGCCCGGAAGGGTTAG
- a CDS encoding DUF6188 family protein — protein MDNGIDHVEDGWDIRAMRGIGIGEVIIGNVLRLHTGSNRIEVHSPAELTMEREVVSAHASARINLGRLPLLLDQVVAQVHAADASSLHVRFANGWRLDVPVARGGALGWIVSLRGSRFISSLPGGGVRMPDRSPD, from the coding sequence ATGGACAACGGGATCGACCATGTGGAAGACGGCTGGGACATCCGCGCGATGCGTGGGATCGGCATCGGCGAGGTGATCATCGGGAACGTCCTGCGGCTTCACACCGGTTCGAACAGGATCGAGGTTCACAGTCCCGCCGAGCTGACGATGGAACGCGAAGTCGTGTCCGCCCACGCATCCGCACGCATCAACCTCGGCCGGCTGCCGCTGCTGCTCGACCAGGTGGTCGCCCAGGTCCATGCGGCCGACGCCAGCAGCCTGCACGTGCGCTTCGCCAACGGCTGGCGTCTGGACGTGCCCGTTGCTCGCGGCGGCGCCCTCGGCTGGATCGTCAGCCTGCGCGGCAGCCGCTTCATCAGTTCGCTTCCGGGCGGCGGCGTGAGAATGCCCGACCGCTCGCCGGACTGA